The Dasypus novemcinctus isolate mDasNov1 chromosome 2, mDasNov1.1.hap2, whole genome shotgun sequence genome contains the following window.
GAGGGGAAGGGGGGTCATCATTTAGTCCACTCCAGCATGGATCTGCTTGTATAGGATAATGGTTATCTTGGAAATCCATGTTCTCTAGTTAGCCCCCAAGTTTCAGTGCTcacaaagaagtaaaaatatcatGAAAAGTGAAATCCATATATAATTCAAGACCCCTGTCTAGTCCATCCcagttttctccctttccttttccctgcccCCAAAATAAAGAGTGATAATTGGTAGGAAGAAGTGGTTGTGGAATTTGCTTTTTTACATCAAGCATCCCAGTTAATTATTGGGCACATCAAAATTTGAGAATGTTAAAGATGATAAAGATAAAGTCTCAGCCATCAAAGCTGGTAGGGGAATTAGATAAGTAAGCAGATCATTCAGCAACAAATAGTAAGAAAGAAATATGCACAGGACTCTGAGGGGTTTTGACTGTGCACGTTAACTTGGTGGTTTGACTGAGGAACATATTTCACAGCTCAAAGAGAAAAGGTATTAAACTCTTCACTTTTTTAGTTCTGTTGTagtttttgctgttgttattgCTGCCTCACCAGGGCGGCAGGTGTTGAATACGACTCACTTTATACCCATGCTAATACCCCCTTTTCTGGCTTTTCTCTATTACAAAAATTGAAAACCTGAAAACTCActttcccagactcccttgcagccGCAGCTGGGAATAACCCAGTGACAGAATTCTCACCAATAAGATACAAACAGAAATCTTATACAGATTTCTAAGGAAGCCTTTCCTTTCCTGTTACAGGCTCTGCCCCTccctcagcccctcctcccctcttccttcctcttgctGCCTAGAACTCAGATGTGCTCACTAAAATTAAAGACATCTTGAGATCAGGAGGTAACGGCCAGGAGAATCACAGAGCCCTCAACCCTGCCAGCCCTGAACCACTCAACTTAGCAGGTTTTgtaggtgaaaaaaaaagaaggctcaTTTGTTTACTCCTGTTTAATGAAAGTTCCCATTACTTGCAATTGAAAGCAAATCCTGGTGTATGAAAGCATGTTTGAGAAGGCTATCATACCCATCCCTCAGCCTAAGGTCTCCCAATGGGTGGAGTGACCCAGAGATGAGTTACCTGTGCatggagaagaaggaaagaatgagAGATGGAGCAAAGAATAAGGTCAACTTTAAGCCCCATCTGAAGGTGAGACTACATTAAACCTGAAGTCAGAGCTAATATATTTGCTCATTTCAGAAAAAGCTAGCCTTAGCTAAGTGccaaaatttttactttattttgtttacaTTAGAAAAATCAAGGACGTGAACACCTCCGCTTTTGGTGGCCCTCTTGACTAGGTTAAATCTTATTTGAGAGAGTATATACTATACACTGTGGAAGGTCCCAGATGGGGGCAATGAAAATATGAGTCATGGTAAGAATACAGTCCCTTGTCCTCCACTCAAGACTgattagaaaattctaaaataagtTTAGGTtatctacatacattcagcagtatatatgaaatacatttaattattttttaattcttccttgaGGTAGATGAGGAGATGAGACTCATATTGCCTCAAAAGCTAAccatggggggaagcggacttggcccagtggatatggcatccacctgccacataggagatccatggttcaaaccccgggcctccttgacccatgtggagctggcccatgcacagtgctgatgtgcgcaaggaatgtgccatgcaggggtgcccccgcgtaggggagccccacgcgcaaggagtgcgccctgtaaggagagccgcccagtgcaaaagaaagtgcagcctgcccaggaatggtgccacacacacggagagttaacacagcaagatgacgcaacaaaaagaaacacagattcctgttatgctgacaacaacagaagcggacaaaaagaagaacacgcagcaaatggacacagagaacacacaagtgggacaggggtgggggcaggggtgggggcaggggagaggggaaggggagagaaataaatctaaaaaaaaaagaggctaaccatggaaagcagatttggctcaacagatagagtgtctacctaccacatgggaggtccagggttcaaaccccgggcctcctgacccatgtggtgagctggcccacgtgcagtgctgatgtgtacaaggagtaccgtgccatgcaggggtgtcccctgcataagggagccccacgcacaaggagtgagccccataaggcgagccacccaatgtgaaaaaagtgctatcttcccaggaatggcatcacacacacggagagctgacacagcaagatgatgtaacaaaaagagacaacagattcctggtgccgctgacaagaatacaagcagacacagaagaacacagaggaaatggacacagagagcagacaactggagggggtgggtggggaaggggagagaaataaataatttaaaaaaagaaaagaaaagctaaccatttctaaatgactttttttaaaatctgtggtCATAAACTACTATATACTaatgaaaaattcaaaacaaagttaaaaaaaaaaaaaaaagaagtgaaagcctCACCAGTTAGAGTGGAGTTTAGGGACAGAACAAGGGGAAAGGAAGTCTGTTTCACACATTTCATTGTTTTCATAACTCCATCAAAATGGCTTCTGAGACACAGCCTGCTATGAGGCCAGAGTGTGGGGCAATAGTCCAGCATCTAGAACACCAAATTCCAGGACTGCTGCAAACCCCAATATGAGCATTTATAAGCACGTGAGAGCTTAGGCTCGATTATTAAAATGTCACATATTTAAATATCATCCTTGAATAGGGACTATGCTAACTGTCCTACATTATTCTAAATTCCCTTATATTTGAATATCAACTATATTTTTAACCATAAATGAGAGTACTGGCTCTTATAGCTGTGCTTCATCGCCAGAaatctttttggtttttttaatttgttttatttttgtttttgttttttgtttggtttttctgcctgtttttattagaaaattgtGGTTTTACATGTATaaaacaactcaattttaaaaactcaatttgCAAAAGGTAAATTAGGGgctaattatttgttttgtcagAGAATTTGCCAGAGTTCCCTTACATCAACAGTTCCTTgggcatttaaaatataattcaatgtacaaaagttttaatcACACACTACTTTTTAGAAACGTTTTCAATGCATCTATTAAATAAGATAACCCCAGTAAAACCCTTAGCACAGTGTTCAGTaaataataagtgctcaataaatgttacccAGAGCCACTATTATGCTAAATGAGGTCCATGTGCATATTTTCTTTAGCTATTAAAAATAGGAATTTCTGAACATTTTAGAGCTAGAGATTCAAATATGAATGTGTATAAGAATCAtctaaaatgagtttatatggctacgagtttctaaaaaagagtctggaggctggcagaaggattgccctcatgcacaactgagcagagtcagagagacagataaagcagatacaacccccagatattggttcctttgaaggctaaagagacccatgagagttatggtcatggccgatggggttaactaccagggcagatggcccctctttggaaatggtgtttatgtgtgatgaatctggactcagatgggatctcccttcataagactttcatgctaatgtgctggaggtgcagttaacgttggggtttaagatatatttaggggatttgaatctctggactgacaatgtgatagccaggttctgagcctcaacagactccagcacctacaatctgatttattggacttaccacactcagctaagatggagttgaagaaggacaaccaccacaccatggagcctagagtgattacaactgaaaatgggaggattgcatccagcatccatgtggaatctgagcctcctcttgacttagaggtgcaatggacacaaccaatccaatgtccacatagaagaggtggcattggattgggaaaagtggacatggtggacgatgggtatggggaaaggcaggaagagatgagaggtggaggcgtctttgggacatggagctgccctggatggtgcttcagaggtaatcaccggacattgtaaatcctcacagggcccactggatggaatggaggagagtatgggccatgatgtggaccattgtctatgaggtgcagaggtgcccaaagatgtacttaccaaatccaatggatgtgtcatgatgatgggaacgagtgttgttggggggggagaggggggatgggggggtggggttgaatgggacctcacatatatatttttaatgtaatattattacaaagtcaataaaaaataaaaaataaaaaaattaaaaaaaagaatcatctaAGGCACTTATTTGCACTACAAATTCTTGGGCaccattcaaaaaagaaaaaaaaaagtctgcatcTGTGGTTCTGCAGTGCAGCCCAGCAAGccacattattaaaatatatcccCCAGGTTTGGGGTATTAACTTACAGCCAGATTTGGGTGTTCATACAAGGTCTATGATATTCAGGTAACATCAGATTCTGTGACTACTAAAAATCCCAATAACTTGTATGAGTACTTGAGAGCTTAATGCAGCTTATTAAGAAAAATGTCAAAAGGTGCAGGGGTAGGGACTTTAAATCATCTGCCAACATAACGACCAGCAACGCTGACGGGAGTTggagaaaagagcagctgaggTTTCCCCTGGCGACGAGGAGGAACCACCTGCAGAAAGGAAGGCAAATCACTCTGGGATCCCATGTCGAGTCAGGCTAATTTGGGGAAATGGCAGTTGACTATTTTTCCACTGACATCTTGGAGATCAAAGGCCGGCAGTATTGCAGGGGAAATATGACCATCTCCACCTTTTCTGTCCCTAAGCATGTAGCTGCCCTACACTCTCTAGGTGCCTGTCTGCCTCTGCAATCCCTTCAGTCAAAAGGAGGGTATTTTTTCTGTCCTTGACTGAAGAAATGCcagcaggaagaaaagaaaggtattCTGCTTAAAAGCCCTTCCTCTTCCTCACTCCTTGCTAATGGGGCTCATCACAACATTTCATGGTaaaaggtggggggtggggaattcCCTTCAGAAGGAGAAGTCTCATTTCCCCTCCCCATCACCCCATCTCCTCTTCCTGTCCACTGTTCCATCCCATGTGGCAAAGGTACAAAGGAGTCCGCCCCAGGGTTCCACAGGTGATGAGTGTGACAGAGAGAATCCCTCATCTCCCATCACCATCTCTTCAGGACACCTGAGAGCTAAACTGGCTCTGGGTTTttaagaagaaaagtaaaacacCCATTTATGACTGTTGATAAAAGACAGATGACGTTATTTCATCTCACTTTCATCTCACCCTACACAGTCTTGAGGACACGTTTCCTTACTCTACCTAGTCATTTATTTGTAACTTGAAGGTAACGGTTGATGAAGACAGGGTGTCTGCTTTTGCTTTTAGGTTCCCTGTAGTTTAGAAATGCATTTTAATCTCAAAGCTTACTGAAAAATAAATCAGAGTAAATTCTGTTATTTGGCATTCCCCTGACTGAAAGCCTCCCTTCAATGGTAtttctatatagtaaagcatGATGATAAATCATGCTCATAAGGGCAAATGTAAATGTACTCCAGTATCTGAAAATGCCTGGTgaattgtgctttttaaaaattgaatactcattttgaagttaaatatgttttattataGTCTAGTTCACTGGAATGTGACTAACTGTGTGTGGTAAATATGGCAACCGTGAACTGGAGTGTTTAACCAAAATACCACATTCTCCAGCTGACAGGTGGTTAGCTGCATGTGGACCCCCTACTGATATATGTGTCTAGGAGAGTGTTTCTgggcacatacacacatattttattatttagttcTCAACCTCCTAGATGGTCCTTAAGGAAATACtttatttctcttgtttttaCAACAAATATGGTATGTATGTTGAGGTTTTTAAGGCACTGGACCTATTTCCCATTTCAACTTGTATAGAAGAAATTCCACATAGATTAAGCTCTTTTTACTTACCAATCCATCTTTGTCATAGGGTGAATCAAAGTTATCCAGAAATTTCCTGAATACTTGTTCCTCTGACCATTCTCCATTTTGGTACTTTGGATGGTGTTTTGCATTATACACCTCACGAAGGTCCTCAATTGTTATAACGCCATCTCCAGTCTTGTCTAACTTTCTAAAAGCTTGCATAATTACCTCTTTTCTGGCTCTGGACATTGGAggctaaagaaaaagaaaaaacacacagacacagaagcaATGGAGCCTCTTTTTTTGTATCCTGTGTGAATTATTGACTCCCTTCAGTGCTGTGAAATCAGTTATGTGCTGTTAAAGGTACACCTTATGATCACTCCTTAAAGGCCTTAAACCAGACCTCAGGTGCCCTGCCCATCCCCTCCACAGTGTGCTAACAACTGCTAAAAGGGAAACCTCAAAATAGCCAAACCAAACCACATGAAAGTCAAGCTCGGCACACATGTGCCGATTCACACAGCCACTTACTCTTAATGTGAGAAGAAATTCATTGAAGTCTATTGTTCCATTGCCATCTTTATCAAATCTCCTGAAAAGCTCTTCTGCCTCCTCCTTTTCCATGACCACGGCATAATCATTTAACCCCTTCACAAATTCTTTGAAATCAAGGGTTCGGTTGTTGTTATCATCCATAATTCGAAACactctaaagaaaataaacacacaagGAAAACCCAGTAAGAAGGTGTAAGTCTAAAGACTTAAAATGAAAATCACTCTCAAggtttttcaaagtaaaatacaGAAGACCAGATTCTGTTCCATACCTTTGTTGCAATATGGAGGGCCAGTTGCTAGCTTCTCAAAAAAAGAAacccttaaaaaatatatacatattgtatgatccaaTTACATGACATTCTGAAAAAGGCAATGCTAAAGATCAGTGGTTTCCAGGCACAGGGAGGGGAGCTGAATAAGCAAAGCATGGGGAATTTTTAGGGTATTGAAactattctgcatgatattataaCGGTGGATAtgtgacattatgcatttgtcaaaattcatagaaCTTTACACCACAAAGACTGAAATTTAATATAATGTAAATAAAGCTGTACTCTAATTAATAAAGTTGTTTCCCACACTGACACTGCTATGCATCTATACTGGAACCCAACAATCAAGTGAATGGCTGAAGGAAGGTGGGAGTcaggtttctcactgttggagTGACTGACATAAGCAGGAGAAGGAGGCTAGAATTATCCATGAAGTATTGGATTTGAGTTGGAGACATCAGCATTATTCATGTTTAGCTTTATACAGACACAGATGgttatatatagaaatatttgtatatatgtatatatacttataGTTCTTTGCTCTGTCAGCTGAGAGTCCTAGAAGCAACCACATCCCAGTAGCAATGACATATTTAGCATCCAGATCTTAGTTTCTAAAACAAGTTCTCAAAAAAAAGGAACCAGGACACCTTGGAGAAATGGGCAATTCTAGGACCAGGGCAGGAAATATTCAAGATGATCCTGGAGCATTGTACAGTGACAATAAGTAAGTAAGTgttcaaaaactaaaagaaaaaaaaccctacatGGATGAGGGTATGCCAAAGGGACACAGCAGCCATCTGAAAAAAACTTTTAATGGACAAAGCTCAATCAAACAAATTCATCAACAAAATAAAGTATTGGGTTAtaatccaaagaataaaataaacatcCATGAGTCCATATTGGTATAAATAAAAGGtcaaataaacacataaatgaagaaaatttccCGTGCAGAAGAATTCCTTCAAGAAGGAGGAACATAATTCCCACTCCTTAAGTGTGGGCTGCacatagtgacttccttccaaaaaataaactatggaaagggaggggaaagaaTAACTTCATAGTGGAGAAACCTGAGAAGCACTACCTCAGCCAGGGAACCAAGATCAACATCAACATTATATTGATAGATTGTATCCGTGAGAGGATGTGATGAAAATGGAACTTTATCTCTGCTCTTCCTCCC
Protein-coding sequences here:
- the CAPSL gene encoding calcyphosin-like protein, producing MAGTARHDREMAIQAKKKLPTVTDPIERLRLQCLARGSAGIKGLGRVFRIMDDNNNRTLDFKEFVKGLNDYAVVMEKEEAEELFRRFDKDGNGTIDFNEFLLTLRPPMSRARKEVIMQAFRKLDKTGDGVITIEDLREVYNAKHHPKYQNGEWSEEQVFRKFLDNFDSPYDKDGLVTPEEFMNYYAGVSASIDTDVYFIVMMRTAWKL